One region of Elusimicrobiota bacterium genomic DNA includes:
- a CDS encoding ATP cone domain-containing protein, with protein sequence MVKETNMMFPEDEITSFKINRIIKRDGRIVAFDKDKIIDAIFRAAVEVGGGNRELADSLANKVVAMINRTYSQDAIPSVEEIQDLVEKALVENGHYTTAKAFILYRAEHKRLREGKQEKIIVQDNIPYKILWKFFTWNVDHNCDSAEKLNKQVKDGTIKKLISDAEKLYHSEIEKVAQRIVADKDKIRMVIVAGPSSSGKTTTTTKIGEVLKKENLDFILLNLDNYFKDIEEHPKDEYGDYDFEAPQALDLALINEHLSALIEGKTVKMPFYDFKTGKRFLNKTEFKLEPNQILLIDSLHGLYDELTKSIPHSMKFKFYIEAICQIRDKEGEFVRWSDLRMLRRMVRDSWHRSYDPVRTVGHWHYVRRSEMKYIVPFINKVDYVFNGALPFELPIHRKFMMNKFPEIIKAYESDPHKLDAYIRAKRVYKLLGEFEDLDESLVPKNSLLREFIGGSSYKY encoded by the coding sequence ATGGTGAAAGAAACTAATATGATGTTTCCGGAAGATGAGATTACTAGTTTTAAGATAAACCGGATTATCAAACGGGACGGTAGGATTGTCGCTTTTGATAAGGATAAAATTATAGATGCGATTTTCCGGGCGGCTGTTGAAGTCGGCGGGGGCAACAGGGAATTAGCGGACAGTCTTGCTAATAAAGTTGTCGCTATGATTAACCGGACATATTCACAGGATGCGATACCGTCAGTAGAAGAAATACAGGATTTAGTTGAAAAGGCACTTGTTGAAAATGGGCATTACACAACTGCGAAAGCGTTTATTTTGTATCGTGCAGAACATAAACGGCTGCGTGAAGGCAAGCAGGAAAAAATAATTGTTCAGGATAACATACCGTACAAAATTTTGTGGAAGTTTTTTACATGGAATGTCGACCATAACTGCGATTCGGCTGAAAAACTTAACAAACAGGTAAAAGATGGGACTATTAAAAAACTTATAAGTGACGCAGAGAAATTATATCATTCGGAAATTGAAAAAGTTGCACAACGGATTGTTGCCGATAAAGATAAAATACGGATGGTTATAGTAGCAGGACCATCATCAAGCGGGAAGACGACAACTACTACTAAAATCGGGGAAGTTCTGAAAAAGGAAAACTTGGATTTTATTCTGCTTAATCTTGACAATTATTTTAAGGATATTGAAGAACACCCGAAAGATGAATATGGTGATTATGATTTTGAAGCCCCGCAGGCACTGGATTTGGCTTTAATAAATGAACATTTGTCTGCTTTAATAGAAGGCAAGACAGTAAAAATGCCTTTTTATGATTTCAAAACGGGCAAAAGATTTCTTAATAAAACAGAGTTTAAACTTGAACCAAACCAGATACTTCTTATTGATTCCCTGCACGGGTTATATGATGAATTAACCAAAAGTATACCGCACAGCATGAAATTCAAGTTCTACATAGAAGCAATCTGCCAGATAAGAGATAAAGAAGGTGAATTTGTGAGATGGTCTGATTTAAGAATGCTTAGAAGAATGGTGCGCGACTCGTGGCACAGGTCGTATGACCCGGTCAGGACTGTCGGGCACTGGCACTATGTTCGAAGAAGCGAGATGAAATATATTGTCCCGTTTATTAACAAGGTTGATTATGTTTTTAACGGTGCGCTACCATTTGAACTGCCAATACATAGAAAGTTTATGATGAATAAGTTCCCGGAAATTATTAAAGCATATGAAAGCGACCCGCATAAGCTTGATGCTTACATCAGGGCAAAAAGGGTTTACAAACTTCTTGGTGAGTTTGAAGATTTGGATGAATCGCTTGTGCCTAAAAACTCGTTATTGAGGGAGTTTATCGGCGGAAGTTCTTATAAATATTAA
- a CDS encoding biotin transporter BioY, protein MSTAVLNRSITNDAKVVKAIGVSFFVLATTFGAYVRIPLPFTPVPITLQTFFVLLSGLVMGKKLGGVSQISYLLLGGLGLPLFTNTGALLGPTGGYIIGFIVASWLTGFLLEKNWKIFYILLLSDFVLLFCGAVNLAFFVGSFKRAIILGMLPFVVGDIVKIFAAISVFNIYKNFRR, encoded by the coding sequence ATGTCCACAGCAGTTCTCAACCGTAGCATTACTAACGATGCAAAAGTTGTAAAAGCAATCGGTGTTTCATTTTTTGTTTTGGCGACAACATTTGGTGCGTATGTCCGTATCCCTTTGCCATTTACCCCGGTCCCGATAACATTGCAGACATTTTTTGTTCTTTTAAGCGGGTTAGTAATGGGCAAAAAGTTAGGCGGAGTTTCACAGATATCGTATTTATTACTTGGCGGACTCGGTCTTCCTTTATTTACAAACACAGGCGCGCTTTTAGGACCGACCGGCGGTTATATTATCGGTTTTATTGTAGCATCCTGGCTTACCGGGTTTCTATTAGAAAAAAACTGGAAGATATTTTATATTTTATTGCTGAGTGACTTCGTTCTCCTGTTTTGCGGGGCAGTAAATCTTGCTTTCTTCGTAGGTAGTTTTAAGCGGGCGATAATTTTAGGTATGCTTCCATTTGTGGTAGGCGATATAGTTAAAATTTTTGCGGCAATTTCTGTCTTTAATATTTATAAGAACTTCCGCCGATAA
- a CDS encoding GH116 family glycosyl-hydrolase: MSKDKLAKNGKAAKKVLYSDKELFTSNKQKTYVGEYQKEVIFPIGGIGTGSIGLSGSGALVDWEIFNRPNKDYALPFSFFSIWAKEKGKESIAKVLQSPATPPYYRYREIDGVNRETGAGLPHMDSCVFKGEYPFANIKFKDSQVPLEVSLEAYNPFIPLNADDSSIPVAIFNFTLKNTKKTEVEATIAANISNDVGHSNYEKNENKYLGQNVNKYIKEKGLSGLFMTSKKYDENSPNFGSLALTTSHNNIVYQSYWFRGAWFDNFHYFWDEFSKDGMLKERNYDEPSPDRKSDVGSIGLRVKLKPGESVTLPIYISWYSPNFQNYHETYWGNPEDCKNKTWKNYYATQFKDAFDVAKYTAKESDRLYRESKLFHDTLFSSSLPDYVIDAISSQASILKTTTCIRLEDGTFYGYEGCKTCSGCCGGSCTHVWNYAHTLAFLFPSLERSMREADYEYNQAEDGRMRFRLPLPRIKLNTWPEKGRPAADGQMGGIMKFYRDWQLCGDDKWLKKLWPKVKLSLESAWIEWDKDKDGVMEGIQHNTYDIEFHGANSLMGGFYLGALKAAETIARYLGEEDKANEYRSIFEKGKKKMDEKYFNGEFYIQDYDPKEGLKYQYGKGCLSDQMIGQWFSHIIGLGYLFKEANVKKSMESTFKYNWKTDFKDHANCQRIYAINDDKGLLLCSWPKGGRPAIPFPYSDEVWCGIEYQVASHLIYEGYLKEGLSIVKGVRDRHDGKKRNPWNEFECGYHYARSMASYSVLNALSGFLYSAPQKSISFNPQLNAKDFNVFFSVGSGWGLYSQKISGNKMKISLDIKYGNLTISKLNINPTHSVKKISAECNGSAIKVSFEKDKNNCSIVFENPISIKPDSSLKILVE; encoded by the coding sequence ATGAGTAAAGATAAATTGGCAAAAAATGGTAAAGCGGCAAAAAAAGTTTTATATAGCGACAAGGAATTATTTACATCAAACAAACAGAAAACATATGTTGGTGAATACCAGAAAGAGGTAATATTTCCTATAGGTGGAATAGGTACCGGTTCAATCGGTTTATCCGGTAGCGGGGCATTAGTCGATTGGGAGATATTCAACAGACCGAATAAAGATTATGCACTTCCATTTTCTTTTTTCAGTATATGGGCAAAGGAAAAAGGCAAAGAATCCATTGCCAAAGTCCTGCAAAGTCCTGCAACCCCACCATATTACAGGTACAGGGAAATTGATGGTGTCAATCGTGAAACAGGTGCCGGCTTACCGCATATGGATTCTTGTGTGTTTAAAGGAGAATATCCGTTTGCTAACATTAAATTTAAAGATTCCCAGGTTCCGTTAGAAGTATCTCTTGAAGCATATAACCCTTTTATCCCGCTTAATGCAGATGATTCAAGTATTCCCGTAGCTATTTTTAATTTCACCTTGAAAAATACAAAGAAAACAGAAGTAGAAGCTACTATTGCTGCAAATATTTCTAACGATGTCGGTCATTCTAATTATGAAAAAAATGAAAATAAATATTTAGGTCAAAACGTAAATAAATATATTAAAGAAAAAGGACTTTCTGGACTTTTTATGACTTCCAAAAAATATGATGAGAATAGCCCTAATTTCGGTTCATTGGCGTTAACTACTTCTCATAATAATATAGTCTATCAGTCATACTGGTTCCGCGGTGCATGGTTTGATAATTTTCATTATTTCTGGGATGAATTTTCCAAAGATGGCATGTTAAAAGAACGCAACTACGATGAGCCTTCTCCTGATAGAAAGTCTGATGTTGGTTCAATCGGGCTCAGGGTAAAGTTGAAACCGGGCGAATCAGTAACGCTTCCTATATATATTTCCTGGTATTCGCCAAATTTCCAGAATTATCATGAGACCTACTGGGGTAACCCTGAAGATTGCAAAAATAAAACATGGAAGAACTATTATGCCACACAATTTAAGGATGCTTTTGATGTAGCGAAGTATACAGCGAAAGAATCGGACAGGCTTTACAGGGAAAGTAAATTATTCCATGATACATTATTTAGCTCTTCACTTCCCGATTATGTAATTGATGCAATTTCAAGTCAGGCGTCTATTTTAAAAACTACTACTTGTATCAGGTTAGAAGACGGAACTTTTTATGGTTATGAGGGCTGCAAAACTTGTAGCGGGTGTTGCGGGGGTTCTTGCACTCATGTTTGGAACTATGCTCATACATTGGCATTTCTTTTCCCGTCACTTGAAAGAAGCATGCGGGAAGCAGATTATGAATATAACCAGGCTGAAGACGGAAGAATGAGATTTCGGCTCCCGTTACCGCGTATAAAATTAAACACCTGGCCTGAAAAAGGTCGTCCTGCAGCAGACGGGCAGATGGGTGGAATAATGAAATTTTACCGTGATTGGCAGTTATGCGGTGACGATAAATGGCTTAAAAAACTCTGGCCTAAAGTAAAACTTTCGTTGGAAAGTGCGTGGATAGAATGGGATAAGGATAAAGACGGCGTAATGGAAGGTATCCAGCATAACACGTATGATATTGAGTTTCACGGCGCTAATTCATTAATGGGTGGTTTTTATCTTGGTGCTTTGAAAGCGGCAGAAACAATAGCGCGTTATTTAGGTGAAGAAGATAAAGCGAACGAATACCGTTCCATTTTTGAAAAAGGAAAAAAGAAGATGGACGAAAAATATTTCAACGGCGAGTTTTATATCCAGGACTATGACCCCAAAGAAGGATTAAAATACCAGTACGGAAAAGGTTGTTTGTCCGACCAGATGATAGGACAATGGTTTTCGCATATAATAGGGCTCGGTTATTTATTTAAAGAAGCGAATGTTAAAAAGTCCATGGAATCAACCTTTAAATATAACTGGAAAACAGATTTCAAAGACCACGCCAATTGCCAGAGAATATACGCTATCAATGACGATAAGGGACTCTTACTCTGCAGCTGGCCCAAAGGCGGAAGACCTGCAATTCCTTTCCCGTATTCAGATGAAGTATGGTGTGGTATTGAATATCAGGTAGCCAGCCATCTTATTTATGAAGGATATTTGAAAGAAGGACTTTCTATTGTCAAAGGTGTCCGTGACAGACACGACGGTAAGAAACGGAACCCGTGGAATGAATTTGAGTGCGGGTATCATTATGCGCGGTCTATGGCGAGTTATTCGGTTTTGAATGCGCTTTCCGGATTTCTTTATTCCGCCCCGCAAAAGAGTATCAGTTTTAACCCTCAACTTAACGCCAAAGATTTCAATGTTTTCTTTTCTGTCGGTTCCGGGTGGGGTTTATATTCCCAGAAAATCAGCGGAAATAAAATGAAAATATCACTTGATATTAAATACGGCAATCTCACAATTTCAAAGTTAAATATAAACCCGACCCATTCGGTAAAGAAAATATCCGCTGAATGTAATGGTTCTGCAATAAAAGTAAGTTTCGAAAAAGACAAAAATAATTGTTCTATTGTTTTTGAAAACCCAATAAGTATCAAGCCGGATAGTTCATTAAAAATTTTAGTAGAATAA
- a CDS encoding LL-diaminopimelate aminotransferase, which yields MKIDYSERLKKLPPYLFVEIDRKKKAAIEKGVDIISLGVGDPDLPTPKHIIDAVKIAVEKSKYHQYPFGAGLIEFRKAIADWYKGRFNVDLNPQNEIYTLIGSKEGIGHIHLAFINPGDTVLVPEPGYPVYNCGTIFSDGKSYFLPLTEKNNFLPDLEKIPEKIAKKAKMLFINYPNNPTSATATLEFYEKVVKFAKKYNIIVCSDAAYSEIYYDNQKPPSFLQVRGAKDIGVEFHSLSKTYNMTGWRLGWVCGNSEVVKGLSNIKDNYDSGVFGAIQEAGVVALTSSQKCVEEMREIYQRRRDVFIKELNKIGWSVKKPQATFYVWAKVPNGYSSAETVSKLLDSAGIVSTPGNGLGPSGEGYLRFTLTVSENRLKEAVGRISKIKW from the coding sequence TCTGAACGGTTGAAGAAACTTCCGCCGTATCTGTTTGTTGAAATTGACAGAAAGAAAAAAGCGGCTATTGAGAAAGGGGTTGACATTATTTCACTGGGTGTTGGCGACCCGGATTTACCCACACCGAAACATATTATTGATGCGGTTAAGATAGCGGTTGAAAAATCCAAATATCACCAATACCCGTTTGGTGCGGGGCTTATTGAGTTTAGGAAAGCAATTGCTGATTGGTACAAAGGCAGATTTAATGTAGACTTGAATCCGCAGAACGAGATATACACTTTAATCGGTTCAAAAGAGGGTATCGGACACATTCATTTGGCGTTTATAAATCCTGGTGATACTGTTTTGGTTCCTGAACCGGGTTATCCTGTCTATAACTGCGGGACAATTTTTTCAGATGGCAAGTCATATTTTTTACCTCTGACAGAAAAAAATAATTTTTTACCTGATTTAGAAAAAATACCGGAAAAAATTGCTAAGAAAGCAAAAATGTTGTTTATCAACTATCCCAATAACCCAACTTCTGCGACAGCGACGCTGGAATTTTATGAAAAAGTTGTTAAATTTGCTAAGAAATATAATATTATTGTCTGCAGCGATGCCGCGTATTCAGAAATTTATTATGACAACCAAAAACCGCCGAGTTTTTTACAGGTAAGAGGTGCAAAGGATATTGGTGTTGAATTCCATTCACTTTCCAAAACATATAATATGACCGGTTGGCGTTTAGGTTGGGTTTGCGGGAACAGCGAAGTTGTTAAAGGTCTTTCAAATATAAAAGATAATTACGATTCCGGCGTGTTTGGTGCTATTCAGGAAGCAGGTGTTGTTGCACTTACATCTTCACAAAAATGTGTAGAAGAAATGAGAGAAATCTATCAGAGACGAAGAGATGTTTTTATTAAAGAATTGAATAAAATAGGTTGGTCAGTAAAAAAGCCACAAGCGACTTTTTATGTTTGGGCGAAGGTTCCTAATGGTTATTCATCCGCTGAAACAGTAAGCAAACTTTTAGATAGTGCGGGAATTGTTTCAACGCCGGGTAATGGATTAGGTCCTTCCGGCGAAGGTTATTTAAGATTTACTTTAACAGTATCAGAAAACCGTCTTAAAGAAGCAGTCGGAAGAATATCAAAGATTAAATGGTAA